One Felis catus isolate Fca126 chromosome D1, F.catus_Fca126_mat1.0, whole genome shotgun sequence DNA segment encodes these proteins:
- the PAFAH1B2 gene encoding platelet-activating factor acetylhydrolase IB subunit alpha2 isoform X1, producing MSQGDSNPAAIPHAAEDIQGDDRWMSQHNRFVLDCKDKEPDVLFVGDSMVQLMQQYEIWRELFSPLHALNFGIGGDTTRHVLWRLKNGELENIKPKVIVVWVGTNNHENTAEEVAGGIEAIVQLINTRQPQAKIIVLGLLPRGEKPNPLRQKNAKVNQLLKVSLPKLANVQLLDTDGGFVHSDGAISCHDMFDFLHLTGGGYAKICKPLHELIMQLLEETPEEKQTTIA from the exons ATGAGCCAAGGAGACTCAAACCCAGCAGCTATTCCACATGCAGCAGAAGATATCCAAGGAGATGACAGATGGATGTCTCAG CACAACAGATTTGTCCTGGACTGTAAAGACAAGGAACCTGACGTGCTGTTTGTGGGGGACTCCATGGTGCAGTTAATGCAGCAGTACGAG atatGGCGAGAgcttttttccccacttcatGCACTGAATTTTGGAATTGGGGGGGATACAACCAGACATGTTTTGTGGAGACTCAAGAATGGAGAACTGGAGAACATTAAACCTAAG GTCATTGTTGTCTGGGTAGGAACAAACAACCATGAAAATACCGCAGAAGAAGTAGCAGGTGGAATCGAGGCCATTGTACAACTTATCAACACAAGGCAGCCGCAGGCCAAGATCATCGTATTG GGTTTGTTACCTCGAGGTGAGAAGCCCAACCCTTTGAGGCAAAAGAATGCCAAGGTGAACCAACTCCTCAAGGTTTCCCTGCCGAAGCTTGCCAATGTTCAGCTCCTGGATACAGATGGGGGCTTCGTGCACTCGGACGGTGCCATCTCCTGCCACGACATGTTTGATTTTCTGCATCTCACGGGAGGGGGCTACGCAAAGATCTGCAAACCCCTGCATGAACTGATCATGCAGTTATTGGAGGAAACACCTGAGGAGAAACAAACCACCATTGCCTGA
- the PAFAH1B2 gene encoding platelet-activating factor acetylhydrolase IB subunit alpha2 isoform X3: protein MSQGDSNPAAIPHAAEDIQGDDRWMSQHNRFVLDCKDKEPDVLFVGDSMVQLMQQYEIWRELFSPLHALNFGIGGDTTRHVLWRLKNGELENIKPKVIVVWVGTNNHENTAEEVAGGIEAIVQLINTRQPQAKIIVLFHHFPDQLWGSSLTCSSSLRCGNRLCCLRVCYLEVRSPTL, encoded by the exons ATGAGCCAAGGAGACTCAAACCCAGCAGCTATTCCACATGCAGCAGAAGATATCCAAGGAGATGACAGATGGATGTCTCAG CACAACAGATTTGTCCTGGACTGTAAAGACAAGGAACCTGACGTGCTGTTTGTGGGGGACTCCATGGTGCAGTTAATGCAGCAGTACGAG atatGGCGAGAgcttttttccccacttcatGCACTGAATTTTGGAATTGGGGGGGATACAACCAGACATGTTTTGTGGAGACTCAAGAATGGAGAACTGGAGAACATTAAACCTAAG GTCATTGTTGTCTGGGTAGGAACAAACAACCATGAAAATACCGCAGAAGAAGTAGCAGGTGGAATCGAGGCCATTGTACAACTTATCAACACAAGGCAGCCGCAGGCCAAGATCATCGTATTG TTTCATCATTTCCCAGACCAGCTGTGGGGGTCATCTCTTACCTGCTCATCCTCGCTTAGATGTGGAAATCGTCTTTGTTGCCTCAG GGTTTGTTACCTCGAGGTGAGAAGCCCAACCCTTTGA
- the PAFAH1B2 gene encoding platelet-activating factor acetylhydrolase IB subunit alpha2 isoform X2 has product MVQLMQQYEIWRELFSPLHALNFGIGGDTTRHVLWRLKNGELENIKPKVIVVWVGTNNHENTAEEVAGGIEAIVQLINTRQPQAKIIVLGLLPRGEKPNPLRQKNAKVNQLLKVSLPKLANVQLLDTDGGFVHSDGAISCHDMFDFLHLTGGGYAKICKPLHELIMQLLEETPEEKQTTIA; this is encoded by the exons ATGGTGCAGTTAATGCAGCAGTACGAG atatGGCGAGAgcttttttccccacttcatGCACTGAATTTTGGAATTGGGGGGGATACAACCAGACATGTTTTGTGGAGACTCAAGAATGGAGAACTGGAGAACATTAAACCTAAG GTCATTGTTGTCTGGGTAGGAACAAACAACCATGAAAATACCGCAGAAGAAGTAGCAGGTGGAATCGAGGCCATTGTACAACTTATCAACACAAGGCAGCCGCAGGCCAAGATCATCGTATTG GGTTTGTTACCTCGAGGTGAGAAGCCCAACCCTTTGAGGCAAAAGAATGCCAAGGTGAACCAACTCCTCAAGGTTTCCCTGCCGAAGCTTGCCAATGTTCAGCTCCTGGATACAGATGGGGGCTTCGTGCACTCGGACGGTGCCATCTCCTGCCACGACATGTTTGATTTTCTGCATCTCACGGGAGGGGGCTACGCAAAGATCTGCAAACCCCTGCATGAACTGATCATGCAGTTATTGGAGGAAACACCTGAGGAGAAACAAACCACCATTGCCTGA